The DNA segment CAGGGCAGTGGGCGGACGTTCTTGGGCAAGCGGAGCGACGGCAGCTTTCACGCGGGACCTCGGGAAGCAAAGGCAGCCAGGACTGGCCATGCAAAAAAGAATATAGCTGGCTAATGATTCTTTCCAATATATTGTTCGACCTGTTTGATAGCTTTTACGACCTAATGAGGTTTTCATGGAATTACGCCACTTGCGCTACTTCATCGCCGTGGCTGAAGAGCTGCATTTCGGCCGGGCCGCCCAGGTCCTGGGCATCTCTCAGCCGCCCTTGAGCCAGCAGATCCAGGCGCTGGAGCAGGAGGTCGGCGCCCGGTTGTTCGAACGCACCAATCGTCGGGTCGAGCTGAGCGAGGCCGGGCGCTTGTTCCTCACGGAAGCCCGCCTGGTACTGGCCCAGGTCGACAAGGCTGCGGATGTGGCACGCCGAGCGCAGTTGGGGGAGCTGGGGGAACTGAAGATTGGCTTCACCTCTTCGGCGCCGTTCAACTCCAGCATCCCACAGGCGATTTTTGCTTTTCGCCAGGCCTTCCCGGCAGTGCATTTGAATTTGCAGGAGATGAGCAGCACCGAGGTGGCTGATGCGCTGGGGGACGAAACGATCCAGGTCGGCTTGATGCGCCCGTTGCCATTGCCCGATGCATTGAGTGTCGTAGAGCTGATGCGTGAGCCCCTGGTGGCGGTACTCAGTGCCGGGCATCCGTTGGCGCAAGGCAGCGAGCGCGGTTTGCACCTGACGCAGTTGGCTGAAGAACCCTTCGTATTCTTCCCACGGGCCTACGGGAGTGGTTTGTACGCACAGTTGATCAACCTGGCCCGCGATGCCGGTTTCAGCCCGCACTTCGCCCAGGAGGCGGGCGAGGCCATGACCATCATCGGCCTGGTGGCGGCGGGGTTGGGAGTGTCGGTGTTGCCGGCGTCATACCAGCGCATCCGCATCGACGGTGTGGTCTACCGCACCTTGCTCGACCCGGAGGCGGTAACGGCAGTGTGGCTGGTTCAGCGCAAGGACCAGCAGTCACCCATGGCCAAGGCGTTTGTCGAGCTGCTGACGCGTAAGGCGTTGGTGTAGCGGCGTTCACATATCAGGTACCGGAACCGTTTGTTTTTCACTGAGTGACATGGATGACACTTCTCTATCAGCCCAAAGAAGGCAGTGTGTTGATTCGTGATTTTCGAGGCTATGAGGTGCCGGAAATCATCAAGATCAGACCCGTCATTGTGATACGCAGGCACAGGACCAATAAGCTGTTGGTAACGGTTGTGCCCCTAAGTACCACGGCGCCGCAGACGGTACTCGCACACCACTTGCAGCTTGAAAGCTAACCCAGTGTGCTGGGCGAAATGCGACAGCGTTGCCACCGTCAGCCTTGGACGACTTGATCGAATCAAGCGTAAGGATCGGCATGGCAAACGAACTTACAAAATCGCTGAACTTTCCAGTGAGCAGTTTTTAGCTGTTAAGGCCAAGCCAGCCTGCTTGTGAAGAGGGCGCCGAAAGGCGCCCTTTGTCGTTTCTGGTGCAAGGTAGATGCCGGTTTTTCAGGCGCCGATCAGTTCTGCTTCGACGTCCCCGTCTCCTTGAACAACTGCGCCGCGGTACCCGCTTGCGCGGCGCCGTTAGAGCGCAACGCGGCCATGATGTCGCGGTCGAGCATGCTCACCCAGCGGTTGTAGTTGCGATGGATCTTGCCGTTCTTGTAGCCCAGTTCCTGGCTGTCGCGATACGTGATGGCGTAGCTGGTGCCGGTGTAGCGAATGTCGATTTCGGCGTAGTAGCGGTTGCGCACGTTGATCTGGGCCTGGATCAGGCGTGGGTCGGCGCGTTGCACGGTCCAGTTGCGCTTGTCCAGGGCGGTGAGGATGCTCTGTTTCATTTTCTCTTCACTGACCTGCTCGTTGGCGGCAAGCGCGTGCTGGGTGTTGAGCACCGGCTTGCTGGTGCAGCCGGCAGCGGTCAGCAGCGTCAGGGCGATAAGGGTGGCGCGTAGCAACGAAGACATTGCGTTCTCTCCAATCAAATAAAAGGCTTACTGCCAGCGGCGAAAGATCAGCGACGTGTTGACGCCGCCAAAGGCAAAGTTGTTGTTCATCACGTAGTCGTTGTGCATCTGGCGGAACTCGCCGCGCAGGTAATCCAGCTCGCCGCAGCGCGGGTCCACTTGATCGAGGTTGAAGGTCGGCACGTACTGGTCGCGGTTCATCATCTCGATGCTGAACCACGACTCCAGCGCCCCGCAGGCGCCCAGGGTATGGCCGAGGAAACTCTTCTGCGAGCTGATGGGCATGCGGCTGCCGAACAGGCTGCTGGTGGCCAGGGTTTCGGCAATGTCACCTTGTTCGGTGGCGGTGCCGTGGCCGTTCACATAACCGATGGCATCCGGCGCCAGGCCGGCATCTTCGAGGGCCAGCTCCATGGCGCGGCGCATGGTGGTCTGTTCAGGTCGCGTGGTGTGCTGGCCGTCGGCGTTGCTGCCAAAACCAACGATTTCGGCATGGATATGCGCACCACGGGCCAGGGCATGTTCCAGCTCCTCAAGCACCAGCATGCCGCCGCCTTCGCCGATCACCAGGCCGTCGCGACCGCTGTCGTAGGGCCGTGGGCTGGTTTGCGGCGCGTCGTTTTTCAGGCTGGTGGCGTAGAGCGCGTCAAACACCATGGCTTCGGTGGGGCACAGTTCTTCGGCGCCACCGGCGAGCATCAGTGGCAGGCGGCCGAACTTGATCGCTTCATAGGCATAGCCGATGCCCTGGCTGCCACTGGTACACGCGCTGGACGTGGGGATCAGGCGCCCGGTGAGGCCAAAAAAGATGCTGATATTGGCCGCCGTGGTGTGCGGCATCATGCGCACGTAGGAGTTGGCGTTCAGACCCTCGGCCACCGAGTTGAGCAGCATATTGCCGAATGCCTTGATCTCGTCGGTGCTGCCGGTGGATGAGCCGCAGGCCACACCCATGCGCCCATCCTTGATCGACGCATCGCCCAGCAGGCCGGCGTCTTGCAACGCCTGCTCGGCGGCCCACACCGCCAGGCGCGAGACCCGGCCCATGCTGCGCAATTGTTTGCGGGTCCAGTGGGCGGGCACCACAAAGTCGTCAATCGGCCCGGCCAGGCGGGTGTTCAGTTCGCTGAAGCGATCCCACTCGTCCATGCGCCGGATACCGCTGCGCCGGGCGCGGAAGTTGGCGACGATGGTGTCCCAGTCGCTGCCCAGGGAGGTCATGCCGGCCATGCCGGTGACTACCACACGTTTCATCAGCACAGGCCCCCGTTCACGGCCAGGACCTGGCGGGTGATGTAGCCGGCTTCGGCTGACATCAGGAAGTTCACCGCACTGGCGACCTCTTCGGGGGTGCCCATGCGTTGCGCGGGGATCATTTTCATCAGCTCTTCCACCGGCACATTCTCATCGAGCATTGCCGTGTCGATCAGGCCCGGGGCCACGCAGTTGACGGTGATCTTGCGCTTGCCCAGCTCAATGGCCAGGGCCTTGGCGGCGCCGATCAGGCCGGCCTTGGACGCGCTGTAGTTGACCTGGCCACGGTTGCCGATCAGCCCCGAGACCGAGGTAATACATACAATGCGCCCGGCCGCACGACGCCGGATCATCGGCATCATCACTGGGTGTAGCACGTTATAGAAACCATCGAGATTGGTACGCATCACCACGTCCCAGTCGTCTTCCGACAACGCCGGGAACGCGCCATCGCGGGTCAGCCCGGCATTCAGCACCACGCCGTAATAGGCACCGTGGGCTTCTACGTCGGCTTCAAGGATCTGCTTGCAGGTGGCCCGGTCCGCCACGTCGAATTGCAGTACCCGCGCCTTGCGGCCCAGGGCCTCGACTTCGACCTGTACGGCATCTGCCTCGGCGCGGCCGCTGCGGCAATGCAGCACAATGTCATGGCCGGCCTGGGCCAGGCGCAGGGCGATAGCGCGGCCGATACCCCGGCTGGAGCCGGTGACCAGTACGGATTCAGTCATGACGCGTGTCCTTCGATTCAGCTAAATAGTTGGCCGCCTGGGGCGGTCGAAATACGTTCAGGCGGGCGCTGGCCTGGATCCCGTCGCCGGTCAGGTGGCATTCGAACACACCCATGCCGTTGTCGTCTTCCAGGGAGCGCAGGCCGTGGATGGTCAGTTCGCTGCCGGCGGGAAAGTGCTCGACATTGCATTCGAATTTGCGCGTGCCCAGCAGGAAGCCCAACTCCACTGCTTCGCCGTTCTGGCGTGCGCGGCAGCCGGCATAGGCGGCCACGCTTTGCGCCATCAACTCGACGCCGACCCAGGCCGGCAGGCTGCCGTCAGGGCGGTTGAACAGGCCGCCGGGCTTGACGGTGACGCGGGTGCGGATCTGTTCTTCATCGAACGCCAACACCTGGTCGATCAGGATCATGTCCCCGGCGTGGGGCAGCAGTTCGGCGAGTGGCCAATGGCTCATAGGGCGTCTCCGATAATCAGGCTGACGTTATTGCCGCCGAAGGCAAACGAGTTACTCATCAGGCAGCGTTTTTCCAGGAGGTCGCCGACCTTGGCCCAGCGCAGGGCGGGCAGCGCCGGGTCGGCTTGGCCGTCCCAGATATGGGGCGGCACAGCACCTTCCATCAGGCTCAGCCAGCAGAATGCCGCTTCCAGCGCCCCGGCGGCGCCGAGGGTATGGCCGGTCATGGGCTTGGTCGAGGAACAGGCTACACCGGCGGGGAACAGGCTTGCCACGGCCAGGCTTTCCATGGCGTCGTTATGCTGGGTGGCGGTGCCGTGCAGGTTCAGGTAACCGATCTGCGCCGGCGCCAGTTTCGCGCTGGCCAGGGCCTTGCGCATGGCCTGCAATGCGCCCTTGCCGCTGGGTTCCGGCGCAGAAATATGGTGCGCATCGCAACTGGCGCCGCTACCCAGCAGGGCGATGGGCGCCGGGGTTTTGCTCATCAGGAACAGCACCGCCGCCTCGCCGATATTGATGCCGTTGCGGTTCACCGAAAACGGGTTGCAGCGTTCGCTGGAGACCGCTTCCAGCGAGGTAAAGCCATTGAGGGTCAGCTTGCACAGGCTATCGACCCCGCCACACAGCACCGCATCGCACAGGCCCAGGTCCAGCAGGCGGCGTGCGCTCATCATTGCGCGGGCGCTGGAGGTGCAGGCGGTGGAAATCACATAGGCCGGGCCGCTCAGTTGCAGCCAGTCGGCGAGGAAGTTGGCCGGGGCGCCGAGTTCCTGTTGCCGGTAGTCATAGGCCTCGGGGAACTGCCCTTCGCGCAGGTAATGGGCGATGCCGCGACTGGCTTCATCAATGCCCGAGGTGCTGGTACCCAGCACCACACCGATACGCGAGGCGCCAAAGGTGTCGATCGCCTGCCGGATCGGGCCTTCGATCTGCAAGGCGGCCTCCAGCAACAGCTGATTATTGCGACTGCTCTGCTGGGCCAGGTGCGGCGGCAGTGGCGCCAGTTCGCCAGGCACGCTGCCCACCGGCAGTACTCGCTCGGGCACCCAGCCGCTCTCGGCGCGCATACCCGAGCAATCCCCGGCAAACAGATTGCGCCGCACGGCCTGCTGGCCGCGGCCTAGGGCGCAGATGATCCCCAGGGCATTGAGGTAGGCGGTCATGGGCTGCTCTCAAGCGCGGTGACGCGATAGTTCAGGTGCTGGCCGGGCATGTTCACGCTGAAGGTCAGGGGCGCGCGGTAGATCACCTGCCAGTGCGGCTTGAGTACCCGTACGCCATCGCCTTCACGGGCTTGGGGGTAGTTGCCGGGCATTTCAGCGGCCGGGGTCAGGGCGAACAGCAGCGCCGCAAACAGCTCGCGGGCCTGGGGGTTGGGCGGTAGCAGGCCATCTGCCTGCCAACGGCCGGCCACCAGCTTTTGCCGGGCCTGGGGGATGCCCAGCGGGTCCATCAGTGACCAGCGCAGGGCCTCGCCTTCGCGCTGGATCACCAGCAACCAGTCCTGGCGCTGGCCGTCCTGCTCGCGCTCGATATGCAATTGCAGGGGCAAGGCCAGGCTCGGTGTATGCACCGGCAGTGGCGGCTGGCTGGCGCACGCGGCCAGCAGCAACAGGCAGCCGATCAACAACGCGCGGATCATGCTGGCGGGCCTGCGAGTGGCTTGCGTGCAACCACATTCACCAGGGTCTCTTCACGCTCGCCAAACGGCTTGGGCTGACGCAGGCCCCAACGCTCCAGCAGGCCGAAGTCAGCCGAGCGGCTCCACCACAGGTACGGGTACGACACATTCTGCGGGCCAAACTCGAAACCCTGGTCGCGGATCATCTCCAGGTACTCGGCGGCGCTTTTCTGCACATGCATCGGGTGGCGGAACAGCCAGCGAATCACCCAGGTGTCGATATAGGCTTCGGTGGACTCGGCAAACAGCAGGTAGCCGCCCGGCTTGAGCACCCGATAGAACTCGGTGAGTGCCCGCTGTTGCTCCACCAGGTGGTGGAAGGTCTGGTGGCAGAACAGGATATCGACACTGTCATCGGCCACCTTGAGGGTTGCGCAATCGCTGCCGATCAACTCGATATCAATGCCCTGGCGCGCCGCTTCGGCACGGCTCAGGTCGAGGCTGTGGGGGTCGGCGTCAAGGCCGATCAGGCGCTGGGGGGCGAATACCTGCTGCAAATAACGGAACGACTTGCCCTGGCCGCAACCGGCATCCAGCAGCACTGGAGCTTCCGGCAGCGGGGTGCTGAACAGGCTGCGCAGGTCGTTGATTGCCACGCGCAGCACATGATGCTGCCAGGTGTGGCTGCGCAGGAACCAGAAGCCGAATTTGGTTTCTTCGACGTAGTTTTTACTCAAGTACTCTTTTGACACAGGTGGGCTGCTCATAGGTTTTCTGCCGCACAAATTTCCGAGAGCATCCGCAAGCGGCGCTTGGGTTCGCTGACAAAGGGGTTGCGTTCATCCCAGGCGTAGCCGGCGAGGATCGAACTGATCATGCGGCGGATTTCCGGCGAGCTGCCAGGGTGATAGATCACATCCTGGAAGGTGCCGGCGTACCAGCCTTCGACGTAGCAGCGGAAGGTGTCGACCCCGCGTTTGAGCGGCACCGCGAACTCGGTTTGCCAGTCCACGCTTTCGCCCTTGAGCTGGCGGTGCAAGAGCCCGGCGGCCATGCTGGCCGAGCGCATGGCGATGGTCACGCCGGACGAGAACACCGGGTCGAGGAACTCCGCGGCATTGCCCAGCAGCGCAAACCCCGGGCCATGCAGGGTGGTGACGTTCGCCGAGTAGCCGCCAATGGTCCGGGCCGGGGTATCCCACACGGCATTCGCCAGCACACTGGACAGGCTCGGGGTTTGTTCGATAAAGCGGCGCAGGCAGGCATCCAGATCCCCATCGCAGCCGGCGAAATGCTCCTTGGCCGCGACCACGCCCACCGAGCAGCGCCCGTTGCTGAACGGGATGGTCCAGAACCAGATATCGCGCTGGGTCGGGTGGGTGGTGATAAGAATCTTGCTGCGGTCGAAGCCCGGATGTTCGATATGGTCCTCGACGTGGGTGAACACCGCCTGGCGCAGCGGGAAGTTCGACGGCGCTTCCAGGTTCAGCAGGCGTGGCAGCACGCGACCGTAACCGCTGGCGTCGAGGACGAAGCCGGCCTTGATGTGGTATTCGCGACCGTTTTCGCGGCGTACATGCAGGTAGCGGTGGCCGGCGGCGAAATCCACCCCGACCAGGGTCTGGCCGTAACGGATCTCTACGCCTTGCAGCGCCGCCTGATCGGCCAGCAACTTGTCGAAGTCGGCGCGCTGGACCTGGAAGGTCGTGGGCTTGCCGTCGCTGAATGTGTCACCGAAATCAAAGGCGCTGTAGCGCTCGCCCCAGGCAAACGCGGCACCGGTTTTCAGTTGGAAACCGGCGGCGTTGACGGCCTCGAGCATGCCGGCCTCTTCGATAAAGTCGATGCAGTGGGACAGCAGGCTCTCGCCGATGGAAAAACGCGGGAAGTGCTCGCGCTCGATGATCAATACATCATGCCCGTTACGCTTGAGCAGCGCGGCCGCAATGGCACCGGACGGGCCGGCACCGATCACCACGACCTGGCGGCGTTCCATTTCAACTGTGGGCACTGTGGCTCCTTGCCGGGTTGGCGATCATTACATTCAACTCAAAAAAATTAGTGGGCATCATTGCGCATGTTCCTGGCGGCCGGCCCATGGCGCCAGCATAAAGCTGAAGGCCAGGCCCAGGCTGACCGACAGGCCGAAATTACTCACCGCCGGGGTGCTGGACACCGCCAGCAGGCCAAAGGACAGCCAGGTGGTGACGGCTGCCAGCAACGTCCCCAGCAGGCTGACAGCGGCACCGCCGATCTGTTCGCGCATGAGGATTGCATAATCGACGCTGATCGCCGTCACCAGCAGCAGGCCGAACAGGCTGAACAGGGTCAACGGCTGCCCCAGCCAACCGAGGCTGGCCAGGCTGCACAGCGCCGCCAGCAGCGGCAGGGCGACAATCCGCAGCGCGCCGCCCAGGCCAAAGGGCAGAATCAGCAGCAAGACGATCAGTACACAGGACAATAATTTCAATTCGGCAGCGCTGATCTGGGTTGCGGCAAATACCTGGTTCAAGTCGCCGAGGCGGTCCACCAGTTGCACGCCCGGCAGGTCCAGGGCCTGGATGCGCAGCAGCGCCGGGTTGTTCAAGCCTTGCAGGCTGACCATCGCCGCCACGCCGCCCTCGACATTGCCCAGCCACAGCAGGCGCCACGGCTCGGCCAGCGGGCCAGCCAGGGCGGCGTCGATGTCGGCGGTGGGCAGCGCCTGCAACTGCGCCAGCTCTGCTTGCAGGGCGCTGGCGGGGATGCCGAGGTCGAGCAGCGGCTGCCACAGGGCGGGCAGTTGATTCAGGGCTTCGCGCAATTGCTGCTGTTCGCCGGGGGGGCTGACCAGTTGATTGAGCGCCAGGTAGCCTTGCAGTTTTTCCATGTGCACCAGTTGATCCAGGCGCAGGCTCAACGCAGCCTGGCGTTCCAGCAACTGCTGTTGATTGTCCGCGCGTACCAGGAAGAACTGGCTGGTGGGCTGGTAGCCGGTAATGCGGGCAATCGCCTGGGCTTCTTGCAGCAGTTGCGGCGGCGCGCTGATCCACTGGCGAATATCGTTCTTGCTGTTCAGATGCCACAGGCCACCGGCGCAGAACAGCAGGGCCAGCACCAGCAATGCCTGGCTCGGCAGGCGCTTGAGCAGCGACTCACGCACCCCCAGCAGGAACTCGGCGACCCGCAGCGGCCATTGCGCCGGGCGCAGGTCCATGCCGTTGAGCAGCGCCGGCAACAGGCACACCGCCGACAGGTAGGCGCCCACCAGGCCGGCGGCGGAGAACACGGCGATCTGGGTCAGCGCCGGGAACGGCGTCCAGGCCAGGGCCAGGTAGCCGATGCAACTGGTGGCCAGGCTCAGGCTCAGGCCCGGCAGAGTCAGGCGCAAGGCTGGCCAGCTGCGCCAGGGTTGCAGGCTCCAGCTCTTGGACAGGTAGTGCAGCGGGTAGTCGACGGCCACGCCGATCAGGCTCGCGCCCAGCACCAGGGTCATCACATGCATATGGCCGAACAGCGCCACACAGGCCACCGCGCCAAACAGCATGCCCACCAGCACCGGGACAAACGCCAGCAACACCCGCCAGCGACGAAACGCCAGCAGCAACAGCAACAGGATCCCCACCGTTGCGCCACCGCCGACCCAGGTCATCTCGCGGCTGGCTTGTTGTTGACCGTTGGCCGCGTACAGCAGGCCGCTGGCGGCGAGCAGTTGCACGCCGTGCTGGGCGGCCTGTTCGCGGCTGGCTTGCAGCAAGTCGGCGACTTGCAGCGGCAGCTTCATATCAAAGGCATTGCCCTGGGTACGCGCACGCAGCAATACCCAGCTCTTGCCGTCGGCGTCGGCGATCAGCGCGCCGCTGCCGATATCCAGTTGCACCGCGCCGTGTTGTGGCTGGCTGCTCTGGATGCGTCCGGTCAGGCCCAGCCAGTCGTCCTGGCTGGGGACCAGGCTGAAGCCGGTAAAGGGATCGAACAGTGTGTGTACCCGCTCTGCGATAAACGCCGCAGGCTCGCCGATCAACTGTTCGCGGTCCTTGGTCGACAGCATCGCCAGGCGCCCTTGCAGCAATTGCTGGCGCAGGGCGGGCAGGTCGGCTTGCAGGGTCCAGGTGACTTTTTCAAACAGACCGCTGGCCTGCCAGCGCTCGCCCAATTGTTCGGCCATGGCCACCGCCTGCTGACGCTCGGCATGCCCGACCAGCACCAGCATCTCGCGGTTCAGGGGTTCCTGCATGCGCTGCTCGGCCGCCAGCTCCAGGGCGTCCGGGGTGTTACCTGGCACCAGTTCCATCAGGTTGGCCGACAACGGCGCGCCCTGGCGCCATTGCCAGCCGGCCAGGGCCAGCACGGCCACCAGCAGGATCAGGAACAGGCGCGGCAACCAACGCTCACTGGGCAAAGTCGTGTTGCTCCGCGTCGCTCAAAGGTTGCGTGCTGGTACTGTCCTGCATGCGCAACAGGGTGCTGTCGCCCTGGGTTTCCAGCAACTCGATGGTGTGCACCAGTTCGCCGCCGTCGATATTGATTTGGGTGAACACTTGCTTGAGCAGCAGCGAGCGCGGGATCAACGTGAGTTTCCAGGCCTTGGCTTCGCCTTGCAGCTGCAACTCGAAGTCGCGCTGCAAGCCACTGCTGTCGCCTTGCAGGACGGCGAGGAACAAACGGTTCTGCTCGGCGCCGGCGCTTTTGTTCGGCAGTGGCTGCCAACCGTTTGCATCACGG comes from the Pseudomonas shahriarae genome and includes:
- the fabG gene encoding 3-oxoacyl-ACP reductase FabG, which translates into the protein MTESVLVTGSSRGIGRAIALRLAQAGHDIVLHCRSGRAEADAVQVEVEALGRKARVLQFDVADRATCKQILEADVEAHGAYYGVVLNAGLTRDGAFPALSEDDWDVVMRTNLDGFYNVLHPVMMPMIRRRAAGRIVCITSVSGLIGNRGQVNYSASKAGLIGAAKALAIELGKRKITVNCVAPGLIDTAMLDENVPVEELMKMIPAQRMGTPEEVASAVNFLMSAEAGYITRQVLAVNGGLC
- a CDS encoding LysR family transcriptional regulator translates to MELRHLRYFIAVAEELHFGRAAQVLGISQPPLSQQIQALEQEVGARLFERTNRRVELSEAGRLFLTEARLVLAQVDKAADVARRAQLGELGELKIGFTSSAPFNSSIPQAIFAFRQAFPAVHLNLQEMSSTEVADALGDETIQVGLMRPLPLPDALSVVELMREPLVAVLSAGHPLAQGSERGLHLTQLAEEPFVFFPRAYGSGLYAQLINLARDAGFSPHFAQEAGEAMTIIGLVAAGLGVSVLPASYQRIRIDGVVYRTLLDPEAVTAVWLVQRKDQQSPMAKAFVELLTRKALV
- a CDS encoding MMPL family transporter — its product is MPSERWLPRLFLILLVAVLALAGWQWRQGAPLSANLMELVPGNTPDALELAAEQRMQEPLNREMLVLVGHAERQQAVAMAEQLGERWQASGLFEKVTWTLQADLPALRQQLLQGRLAMLSTKDREQLIGEPAAFIAERVHTLFDPFTGFSLVPSQDDWLGLTGRIQSSQPQHGAVQLDIGSGALIADADGKSWVLLRARTQGNAFDMKLPLQVADLLQASREQAAQHGVQLLAASGLLYAANGQQQASREMTWVGGGATVGILLLLLLAFRRWRVLLAFVPVLVGMLFGAVACVALFGHMHVMTLVLGASLIGVAVDYPLHYLSKSWSLQPWRSWPALRLTLPGLSLSLATSCIGYLALAWTPFPALTQIAVFSAAGLVGAYLSAVCLLPALLNGMDLRPAQWPLRVAEFLLGVRESLLKRLPSQALLVLALLFCAGGLWHLNSKNDIRQWISAPPQLLQEAQAIARITGYQPTSQFFLVRADNQQQLLERQAALSLRLDQLVHMEKLQGYLALNQLVSPPGEQQQLREALNQLPALWQPLLDLGIPASALQAELAQLQALPTADIDAALAGPLAEPWRLLWLGNVEGGVAAMVSLQGLNNPALLRIQALDLPGVQLVDRLGDLNQVFAATQISAAELKLLSCVLIVLLLILPFGLGGALRIVALPLLAALCSLASLGWLGQPLTLFSLFGLLLVTAISVDYAILMREQIGGAAVSLLGTLLAAVTTWLSFGLLAVSSTPAVSNFGLSVSLGLAFSFMLAPWAGRQEHAQ
- a CDS encoding beta-ketoacyl-[acyl-carrier-protein] synthase family protein, translating into MTAYLNALGIICALGRGQQAVRRNLFAGDCSGMRAESGWVPERVLPVGSVPGELAPLPPHLAQQSSRNNQLLLEAALQIEGPIRQAIDTFGASRIGVVLGTSTSGIDEASRGIAHYLREGQFPEAYDYRQQELGAPANFLADWLQLSGPAYVISTACTSSARAMMSARRLLDLGLCDAVLCGGVDSLCKLTLNGFTSLEAVSSERCNPFSVNRNGINIGEAAVLFLMSKTPAPIALLGSGASCDAHHISAPEPSGKGALQAMRKALASAKLAPAQIGYLNLHGTATQHNDAMESLAVASLFPAGVACSSTKPMTGHTLGAAGALEAAFCWLSLMEGAVPPHIWDGQADPALPALRWAKVGDLLEKRCLMSNSFAFGGNNVSLIIGDAL
- a CDS encoding beta-ketoacyl-ACP synthase; translation: MKRVVVTGMAGMTSLGSDWDTIVANFRARRSGIRRMDEWDRFSELNTRLAGPIDDFVVPAHWTRKQLRSMGRVSRLAVWAAEQALQDAGLLGDASIKDGRMGVACGSSTGSTDEIKAFGNMLLNSVAEGLNANSYVRMMPHTTAANISIFFGLTGRLIPTSSACTSGSQGIGYAYEAIKFGRLPLMLAGGAEELCPTEAMVFDALYATSLKNDAPQTSPRPYDSGRDGLVIGEGGGMLVLEELEHALARGAHIHAEIVGFGSNADGQHTTRPEQTTMRRAMELALEDAGLAPDAIGYVNGHGTATEQGDIAETLATSSLFGSRMPISSQKSFLGHTLGACGALESWFSIEMMNRDQYVPTFNLDQVDPRCGELDYLRGEFRQMHNDYVMNNNFAFGGVNTSLIFRRWQ
- a CDS encoding ApeP family dehydratase, with the translated sequence MSHWPLAELLPHAGDMILIDQVLAFDEEQIRTRVTVKPGGLFNRPDGSLPAWVGVELMAQSVAAYAGCRARQNGEAVELGFLLGTRKFECNVEHFPAGSELTIHGLRSLEDDNGMGVFECHLTGDGIQASARLNVFRPPQAANYLAESKDTRHD
- a CDS encoding NAD(P)/FAD-dependent oxidoreductase, yielding MPTVEMERRQVVVIGAGPSGAIAAALLKRNGHDVLIIEREHFPRFSIGESLLSHCIDFIEEAGMLEAVNAAGFQLKTGAAFAWGERYSAFDFGDTFSDGKPTTFQVQRADFDKLLADQAALQGVEIRYGQTLVGVDFAAGHRYLHVRRENGREYHIKAGFVLDASGYGRVLPRLLNLEAPSNFPLRQAVFTHVEDHIEHPGFDRSKILITTHPTQRDIWFWTIPFSNGRCSVGVVAAKEHFAGCDGDLDACLRRFIEQTPSLSSVLANAVWDTPARTIGGYSANVTTLHGPGFALLGNAAEFLDPVFSSGVTIAMRSASMAAGLLHRQLKGESVDWQTEFAVPLKRGVDTFRCYVEGWYAGTFQDVIYHPGSSPEIRRMISSILAGYAWDERNPFVSEPKRRLRMLSEICAAENL
- a CDS encoding class I SAM-dependent methyltransferase, whose protein sequence is MSKEYLSKNYVEETKFGFWFLRSHTWQHHVLRVAINDLRSLFSTPLPEAPVLLDAGCGQGKSFRYLQQVFAPQRLIGLDADPHSLDLSRAEAARQGIDIELIGSDCATLKVADDSVDILFCHQTFHHLVEQQRALTEFYRVLKPGGYLLFAESTEAYIDTWVIRWLFRHPMHVQKSAAEYLEMIRDQGFEFGPQNVSYPYLWWSRSADFGLLERWGLRQPKPFGEREETLVNVVARKPLAGPPA
- a CDS encoding type II toxin-antitoxin system PemK/MazF family toxin, with protein sequence MTLLYQPKEGSVLIRDFRGYEVPEIIKIRPVIVIRRHRTNKLLVTVVPLSTTAPQTVLAHHLQLES